A window of Corallococcus macrosporus DSM 14697 contains these coding sequences:
- a CDS encoding chemotaxis protein CheW, whose protein sequence is MKDPVNLLPRRPHAVPDEVASAADGVVQLCAFFIGAEEYVLDIMRVEEILPLQRITPIPHAPAFVEGVLHLRGLILPVVDLRCRLMGAPGPETPKSRLLVCKLGSRRLAVKVDRVAEVLRVRRGDIKPAPALVVAGHSPFVVGVCGPPDRLRLLLDLKALLRVELERESSRNPA, encoded by the coding sequence ATGAAGGACCCCGTCAACCTGCTCCCGCGGCGTCCCCACGCCGTCCCCGACGAGGTGGCCTCGGCCGCGGACGGGGTGGTGCAGCTCTGCGCCTTCTTCATCGGCGCGGAGGAGTACGTGCTGGACATCATGCGCGTGGAGGAAATCCTCCCCTTGCAGCGCATCACCCCCATTCCACACGCGCCGGCCTTCGTGGAGGGGGTGCTCCACCTGCGCGGCCTCATCCTCCCGGTGGTGGACCTGCGCTGCCGGCTCATGGGCGCGCCGGGCCCGGAGACACCGAAGTCTCGGCTGCTGGTCTGCAAGCTGGGGAGCCGGCGTCTGGCGGTGAAGGTGGACCGGGTGGCGGAGGTGCTGCGGGTCCGGCGGGGCGACATCAAGCCCGCGCCCGCGCTGGTGGTGGCCGGGCACTCGCCCTTCGTCGTCGGCGTCTGCGGGCCGCCGGACCGGCTCCGGTTGCTGCTGGACCTCAAGGCGTTGCTGCGCGTGGAGCTGGAGCGCGAGTCTTCAAGAAACCCGGCGTAG
- a CDS encoding chemotaxis protein CheW has product MSRFSELLDDFFYRPDEDVSGLQDFAAGSDGALPSAPEEVPEEYLAFRLEGECYAVPIRGVREISKVPPLTEIPRAEPQLLGVMNLRGELLPVYDVKVRLRLAERAPLVAGPDAPAPPRSARILVLRTAAGPAGVWVDGVVGVVKLKPSMLEAPPPGMRTGDRDCVVGMGRRGPTLYILLDAEQALAP; this is encoded by the coding sequence GTGTCCCGGTTCTCGGAACTGCTCGACGACTTCTTCTACCGTCCCGACGAGGACGTCTCCGGGCTCCAGGACTTCGCGGCGGGCAGTGACGGCGCGTTGCCCTCGGCGCCCGAGGAGGTGCCCGAGGAGTACCTGGCCTTCCGCCTGGAGGGGGAGTGCTACGCGGTCCCCATCCGGGGGGTGCGTGAAATCTCCAAGGTGCCCCCGTTGACGGAGATTCCCCGGGCCGAGCCGCAGCTCCTGGGCGTGATGAACCTGCGCGGCGAGCTGCTGCCCGTGTACGACGTCAAGGTGCGCCTGCGGCTGGCGGAGCGGGCGCCCCTGGTGGCCGGGCCGGACGCGCCGGCGCCGCCCCGGAGCGCCCGCATCCTGGTGCTGCGCACGGCGGCGGGGCCCGCGGGGGTGTGGGTGGATGGCGTGGTGGGCGTGGTGAAGCTCAAGCCCTCCATGCTGGAGGCGCCGCCGCCGGGGATGCGCACGGGTGACAGGGACTGCGTGGTGGGCATGGGCCGGCGTGGGCCCACGCTCTACATCCTCCTGGACGCGGAACAGGCGCTGGCACCATGA